The following coding sequences are from one Candidatus Latescibacter sp. window:
- a CDS encoding nuclear transport factor 2 family protein, with the protein MKKLLVVLAVVSALVLTFGCQQKAQTPGNSPAPAVGAAPAVIDSAAAAKIREELTAAQMKYAQAWNAKDINAISDVWSHDADIMLIPPATRDRLVGFDAVKKWYQDNFDAMDKIDFKIHELMIKVTPDGNSAVITYYVENDFTDKATGKAVKMTPRVCVIKTKENGQWKQIYGDASFSVAELTKAKPAPAKKAAPKK; encoded by the coding sequence ATGAAAAAGCTGTTGGTTGTTCTTGCCGTGGTATCCGCGCTCGTACTGACCTTCGGCTGCCAGCAGAAGGCACAGACTCCGGGAAATTCGCCCGCTCCGGCGGTCGGCGCCGCACCTGCCGTCATCGATTCGGCCGCCGCCGCCAAGATCAGAGAAGAGCTCACCGCCGCCCAGATGAAATACGCCCAGGCCTGGAACGCCAAGGATATCAACGCCATCAGCGACGTATGGTCGCATGACGCCGACATCATGTTGATTCCGCCCGCTACCCGTGACCGTCTGGTCGGATTTGACGCGGTCAAAAAGTGGTATCAGGATAATTTCGATGCAATGGACAAGATCGATTTCAAAATCCACGAGCTGATGATCAAGGTTACCCCCGACGGCAACTCCGCAGTCATCACGTACTATGTAGAAAATGATTTTACCGACAAAGCCACCGGAAAAGCGGTCAAGATGACTCCACGGGTCTGTGTTATAAAGACCAAGGAGAACGGCCAGTGGAAGCAGATTTACGGCGATGCTTCGTTCAGCGTGGCAGAGCTGACCAAAGCGAAGCCCGCCCCGGCCAAAAAAGCCGCACCTAAGAAATAG
- a CDS encoding carbohydrate kinase family protein, translated as MAEKNGIGFVGSVVVDVVSEVLEPGNVVYSDGWRYLTGDDYESEKIEYSTGGMVLNNSFNLADMGASYPIRVFGKIGQDENAQRIRAALVAHGLTDASLTAVPEHPTSVTNVLYIRDSSGTVNRTFRHYFGAMGDFGPSDIMYDALEGLKIVMLGYSLLMPLFDREDAEYGAVIGRALEKIRAMGIITCLDFVTPKREKWWKFKRFRNTLRHVDILSIGEDQAEGITGLADEKRAARSLVEEYGVKTAVVHCGDRGRNYLYSASTGLIEQPIFPVPREEYAGNTGAGDAFASGFLHGIHQGWGEKKSLKYATAAAAISLGSLTATGAMRREEYILDYMETRPVYYRP; from the coding sequence ATGGCTGAGAAGAACGGGATCGGTTTTGTCGGCAGCGTCGTAGTCGATGTGGTCTCGGAAGTTCTGGAGCCGGGGAATGTGGTATACTCCGACGGCTGGCGCTATCTGACCGGGGACGATTACGAATCCGAGAAGATCGAGTACTCCACCGGAGGAATGGTTCTCAACAACAGTTTCAACCTGGCTGATATGGGGGCGTCCTATCCCATCCGGGTATTCGGCAAGATCGGCCAGGATGAGAACGCACAGAGAATCCGCGCCGCCCTGGTCGCGCACGGCCTTACGGATGCCAGCCTCACAGCCGTCCCGGAACATCCGACCTCAGTGACCAATGTGCTCTATATCCGTGACAGCAGCGGCACAGTCAACCGTACATTCCGGCATTACTTCGGGGCCATGGGCGATTTCGGGCCTTCGGACATCATGTATGATGCCCTCGAAGGGTTGAAAATCGTGATGCTCGGCTACTCCCTTCTCATGCCTCTCTTCGACCGTGAAGATGCCGAATACGGGGCGGTGATCGGCCGGGCGCTTGAAAAAATACGGGCCATGGGAATCATCACCTGCCTTGATTTCGTCACCCCCAAACGTGAGAAATGGTGGAAATTCAAACGGTTCCGGAATACCCTCCGCCATGTCGATATTCTGTCCATCGGGGAAGACCAGGCCGAAGGCATAACCGGCCTCGCCGATGAAAAGCGTGCGGCGCGCTCTCTTGTTGAGGAGTACGGGGTGAAAACTGCTGTGGTGCACTGCGGCGACCGGGGGAGGAACTATCTCTACAGCGCATCAACGGGATTGATCGAACAGCCCATTTTCCCCGTCCCTCGCGAGGAATACGCCGGCAATACCGGGGCAGGGGATGCATTCGCTTCCGGATTCCTCCACGGCATCCACCAGGGATGGGGGGAAAAAAAGAGCCTGAAATACGCCACAGCGGCGGCAGCAATCAGCCTCGGCAGCCTGACCGCCACCGGTGCGATGCGCAGGGAGGAATATATCCTCGATTACATGGAAACACGACCGGTATATTATAGACCCTGA
- a CDS encoding cupin domain-containing protein encodes MRHTNNALLLFLALTVTGGTVGFAQQAAEKSAVATPPTVGATETRNRPVFGRTDPARFKDAPKAHGGAGIFRYMELLSGDVFKTNILFVHRGVIPPHAGIGEHIHRNMEEMFFIFDGRAQFTVNGHTAELPGRSMVLCSAGSSHGIYNDTDQDVQWMNVGVGMVKGKYDNVDYGDDLSKAVVESPAPFLWGNLDRILLNPVSGAHGGAGTLLFRRIWSKPAFKTPWYFVDHCLLPPGTSIGYHQHNSIEEIYYIVEGSGLSTVNGLTFAVKAGDAIPCTVTDSHGIYNNSKENLEVMVVCAQYPQATDTDRNWGDDLSKRQITKETPIMK; translated from the coding sequence ATGAGACATACAAACAATGCGCTTCTTCTTTTCCTTGCCCTGACCGTAACCGGGGGAACTGTCGGTTTCGCCCAGCAGGCCGCCGAAAAATCCGCCGTGGCTACTCCGCCCACTGTCGGAGCGACCGAAACCAGAAACCGTCCGGTTTTCGGACGAACCGATCCCGCCAGATTCAAAGATGCCCCGAAAGCCCACGGCGGCGCGGGAATATTCAGATACATGGAGCTTCTCAGCGGTGATGTGTTCAAAACAAACATCCTGTTCGTGCACCGAGGCGTCATACCGCCCCACGCCGGTATCGGCGAACATATCCACCGTAACATGGAGGAGATGTTTTTTATCTTCGACGGCCGCGCCCAGTTCACGGTGAACGGCCATACCGCAGAGCTTCCCGGAAGGTCCATGGTGCTTTGCAGCGCCGGCTCCTCCCACGGCATCTATAACGACACCGATCAGGATGTCCAGTGGATGAATGTCGGGGTGGGCATGGTGAAAGGCAAATACGACAACGTCGATTACGGCGACGATCTCTCCAAGGCTGTTGTGGAATCTCCTGCGCCGTTCCTCTGGGGAAACCTTGACCGCATTCTTCTCAACCCGGTGTCTGGCGCGCACGGCGGCGCGGGAACGCTTCTCTTTCGGAGAATCTGGTCCAAACCCGCGTTCAAGACGCCCTGGTATTTCGTGGATCACTGCCTCCTGCCGCCGGGAACCTCCATAGGCTACCATCAGCATAACAGCATCGAGGAGATCTATTACATCGTCGAGGGAAGCGGCCTCTCCACAGTGAACGGACTTACCTTTGCGGTCAAGGCCGGAGATGCCATCCCCTGCACTGTCACCGATTCTCACGGCATCTATAACAATTCAAAAGAAAACCTGGAGGTCATGGTAGTCTGCGCCCAGTATCCCCAGGCTACCGACACCGACCGTAACTGGGGCGATGATCTCTCCAAACGTCAGATTACCAAAGAAACGCCGATTATGAAGTAA